One genomic region from Gossypium hirsutum isolate 1008001.06 chromosome D13, Gossypium_hirsutum_v2.1, whole genome shotgun sequence encodes:
- the LOC107919830 gene encoding uncharacterized protein, with the protein MLSIENPPPDPPCPCQVIVQLKSGGDEIERAPHKLPLPEVDLLKKPSLDNHHHRHHHQTPLPKFSIRDYVFTARGKDIRKNWPFSPKNLQLCLKHGLKDPLPPFQPLDTVRNLPIERCVVETNPFQKQNTRKSGEEPSGSNDHVVLESSSDAHSNHNLAGTCIDNSSCRSGEHGSGLPSTIASVSQSDIDSVLINKKSSLPSETDTSVEASAEVQATGKIRKTENTTRPSGKKCRLIVKFGAHSDRSSIEDITSNCTMLSESMASKVCPVCKTFSSSSNTTLNAHIDQCLSDKSTPKWTVDSKLTRHRIKPRKTRLMVDVYATAKPCTLEELDRRNGTSWATASNIPRQDSGKLEISDEGKKQKISSTIPKDTGDVGAVYFDANGTKIRILSKPNDAPLVSKVGDDPGPNKAFKGSKGSKFLSTKKKRRHSLKHNKYLKLAPQSRKLFSHKTRSSMIVGGQEGCCGVSESCKNEGSHVPRQVKSSDSRNFREKVCSKQAGLSRKPDNQDRHQPSNCKRYVTLDLQVPSDQPHQGDPVVERNCVRRLKNLSENPISSPEKCEKTEKPVYEAPSDMVEREHSLGRKRVRSSLFGARIHNKVELRPLKQNANQLSKDHPHLDRHHMARSMNSGGNCSSSLSKQVIDIDANSNPNSPVTATTPISDRSFAFKCFRSSPKKNLPSASSRPSMVKSGSNLVKNHLTTESQLHFMEEIDEEESWGPESDQECDLVHDGAKNQCGRKEITKEMSFGGSSIGGAQSGEQRGRRSVSRREESMALKSLHSEPRYYDNDEMENTGSSARGSENILDRVDGLESIEETVTSLSQPVETKFNELSNLSMNRSNSLQTSEDYSKPLCGGEELANLTEPSLVGKPHMFCAEVSDGIIGQTANMGGELDSDAAQVNSFPEVDPIPIPGPPGSFLPSPRDMGSDDFQGNSSLTTSRIQSSQDQLDFVDGDSSDSPISAVSTISNSVEAKLDLKYAEPLAFVDAPAVLENYRSGYSTTKSEPLAENGAAFPHSSAGLDRTLEGEKLRVHRISFEKRPLIFKNDDQPCCCQRKDRSSQGFALNYQESQLLRQRTMGSMLVPATGMRIAANQNISPDNLDARPETTSRSSSASLGSEQMVLPVMKLPADPVPFNGFPDAGVKLSASNDRDSATPSSSNPVLRLMGKNLMVVNKEEDKSVPLGQAQSFAQSDHPTPKFPTPSGISPSNMGNQAGMPFHHAMSQSSLIFDQHPKDLVGQSFDVQFTNGYRNHANLGTPPQFPAGMFFDERVDRGLTTSMEFYKYECDYNLPAQLNRLKNKPGPAATYDMEKVATLDGRLRNGDSAVSSKQVIIIDDEPESETTKFADIAKHFEGSRESPLIPAGISMPLVPNHSIRHRNPFSRYHSEGALLGDPTMVQNKNFNAIPSGQANTVPVRWDCSSEGSGVPQRAPLMAISPSRGHLRPAVYYSPSLS; encoded by the exons ATGTTATCCATTGAAAACCCTCCACCAGATCCCCCATGTCCCTGCCAAGTTATAGTACAGCTGAAAAGTGGTGGTGATGAGATTGAGAGGGCTCCTCATAAGCTTCCCTTGCCTGAGGTAGATCTGCTAAAGAAGCCGTCTCTTGAtaatcatcatcatcgtcatcatcatcaaACCCCACTCCCTAAATTCTCCATAAG AGATTATGTGTTCACTGCTCGGGGCAAGGATATCAGGAAGAATTGGCCATTTTCTCCCAAGAATTTGCAACTTTGTTTGAAGCATGGCTTGAAGGATCCATTGCCACCATTTCAGCCTCTTGATACTGTAAGAAACCTACCCATAGAGAGATGTGTGGTTGAAACCAATCCATTTCAGAAGCAAAATACAAGGAAATCCGGTGAAGAGCCATCTGGGTCAAACGATCATGTGGTACTAGAGTCATCCAGTGATGCTCACTCAAACCATAACCTAGCAGGTACGTGCATAGACAATAGCTCCTGCAGATCCGGAGAACATGGAAGTGGTTTACCCTCTACAATAGCTAGTGTTTCTCAATCTGATATAGACTCGGTTCTCATTAACAAGAAGTCCAGCTTACCATCAGAAACCGATACATCAGTGGAAGCATCAGCTGAAGTTCAAGCTACTGGTAAGATCCGGAAGACCGAAAACACAACTCGACCATCAGGCAAGAAGTGCAGGTTAATTGTGAAATTTGGTGCCCATTCTGATCGTAGCTCGATTGAAGATATTACTTCGAATTGTACCATGTTATCTGAATCCATGGCTTCTAAAGTTTGCCCTGTTTGTAAAACTTTCTCGTCCTCTTCCAATACCACCTTGAATGCTCACATCGACCAATGTCTTTCTGACAAATCGACTCCCAAGTGGACAGTGGATTCTAAGCTTACCCGCCATAGAATTAAGCCAAGGAAGACAAGACTGATGGTGGATGTATATGCTACTGCCAAGCCATGCACTTTGGAAGAACTTGATAGGAGGAATGGTACAAGCTGGGCCACTGCATCTAACATACCTAGACAGGATTCTGGGAaacttgaaatatctgatgaagGGAAAAAGCAAAAGATTTCCTCTACTATTCCCAAGGATACTGGTGATGTAGGTGCTGTTTATTTTGATGCCAATGGTACAAAAATTCGTATTTTATCCAAGCCTAATGATGCTCCACTAGTGTCAAAAGTTGGAGATGATCCTGGACCAAACAAAGCTTTCAAAGGGAGTAAAGGAAGCAAATTCCTTTCAACCAAAAAGAAAAGGCGACATTCCTTGAAACATAACAAGTATCTTAAACTTGCTCCTCAAAGCCGAAAACTTTTCTCACATAAGACCCGTTCTTCTATG ATAGTTGGAGGTCAAGAAGGGTGCTGTGGAGTATCTGAAAGTTGCAAGAATGAGGGATCGCATGTGCCAAGGCAGGTTAAATCAAGTGATTCTAGAAACTTTAGGGAAAAGGTGTGCTCTAAACAAGCTGGTCTTTCAAGGAAGCCTGATAATCAAGACAGACATCAACCATCGAATTGCAAACGGTATGTTACCCTGGACTTGCAGGTTCCAAGTGACCAACCACATCAAGGTGATCCTGTTGTGGAGAGAAATTGTGTTCGCAGGTTAAAAAATTTATCTGAAAATCCAATTTCTTCTCCTGAGAAATGTGAGAAGACAGAGAAGCCAGTTTATGAAGCCCCTTCAGATATGGTTGAGAGGGAGCATTCTTTGGGAAGAAAGAGAGTAAGGAGCTCCTTGTTTGGAGCCAGAATCCATAACAAGGTGGAGCTAAGGCCACTTAAGCAAAATGCGAATCAGTTGAGCAAAGACCATCCCCATCTAGATAGGCATCATATGGCGAGATCTATGAACTCTGGTGGAAATTGTTCATCTTCATTGAGCAAACAGGTGATTGATATCGATGCAAATAGTAATCCAAATAGTCCTGTCACTGCTACAACACCTATCAGTGATCGTTCTTTTGCATTCAAATGCTTCAGATCCTCACCAAAGAAAAATTTGCCGTCTGCTAGCAGCAGGCCTTCTATGGTTAAATCTGGGTCTAACTTGGTTAAGAATCATTTAACAACGGAGAGCCAACTTCATTTTATGGAAGAAATTGATGAGGAAGAATCCTGGGGTCCTGAGTCTGATCAAGAATGTGACTTGGTGCATGATGGTGCTAAAAATCAATGTGGAAGGAAAGAGATTACTAAAGAAATGTCATTTGGTGGAAGCAGCATCGGAGGAGCCCAATCTGGGGAGCAAAGAGGAAGAAGAAGTGTTTCCAGGAGGGAGGAATCCATGGCTTTGAAGAGCTTACATTCAGAACCTCGTTATTATGATAATGATGAGATGGAGAACACAGGTTCTTCTGCAAGAGGTAGTGAGAATATTCTGGATAGAGTTGATGGTTTGGAATCTATTGAGGAGACGGTCACTAGTTTGAGTCAGCCAGTAGAAACCAAGTTTAACGAACTGAGTAATCTTTCCATGAATAGGTCCAATTCTTTACAGACTAGTGAAGATTACAGCAAGCCTCTATGTGGGGGTGAAGAACTTGCTAACCTTACTGAGCCAAGTCTTGTTGGTAAACCACACATGTTTTGTGCTGAAGTTAGCGATGGTATAATTGGGCAAACAGCTAATATGGGAGGAGAATTGGATTCTGATGCAGCACAAGTGAACTCTTTTCCCGAGGTTGATCCAATACCTATTCCTGGTCCTCCAGGATCATTTTTGCCTAGCCCTAGGGACATGGGTTCGGATGATTTTCAAGGGAATTCATCATTGACCACCAGCCGAATTCAATCCTCTCAAGATCAGCTTGATTTTGTCGATGGGGACTCATCAGATTCACCAATATCTGCGGTATCTACTATCTCTAATTCTGTGGAAGCCAAGTTAGATTTGAAGTATGCGGAACCGTTAGCATTTGTTGATGCTCCTGCAGTGCTAGAAAATTATAGGTCTGGCTACTCTACTACCAAATCTGAGCCTTTAGCCGAAAATGGTGCTGCATTTCCCCATTCAAGCGCTGGACTGGATAGAACTTTGGAAGGAGAGAAGCTTAGAGTACATAGAATATCTTTTGAAAAGAGacctttgatttttaaaaatgacGATCAGCCATGCTGTTGCCAAAGAAAAGATAGATCATCTCAGGGTTTTGCTCTAAATTATCAGGAATCACAACTACTAAGGCAACGGACAATGGGTTCAATGCTGGTCCCTGCCACGGGAATGCGAATTGCTGCCAATCAAAATATCAGCCCCGATAATTTGGATGCAAGACCAGAAACAACTTCTAGGAGCAGTAGTGCGAGTTTAGGATCTGAGCAAATGGTTCTACCTGTCATGAAACTGCCTGCAGATCCCGTTCCTTTTAATGGATTCCCTGATGCTGGTGTCAAGCTTTCTGCATCCAATGATCGTGATTCTGCCACTCCGTCATCTTCTAATCCTGTTCTCAGGCTGATGGGAAAGAACTTAATGGTGGTTAACAAGGAGGAAGACAAATCTGTGCCACTTGGTCAGGCCCAGTCATTTGCCCAGAGTGATCATCCTACTCCTAAGTTTCCAACTCCTTCTGGAATCTCTCCTAGCAATATGGGGAATCAAGCTGGGATGCCATTCCATCACGCAATGTCTCAGAGTTCGTTAATCTTTGATCAGCATCCAAAAGATTTGGTGGGGCAATCTTTTGATGTCCAATTTACAAATGGCTATAGAAACCATGCAAATCTTGGAACACCACCACAATTTCCAGCTGGGATGTTTTTTGATGAGCGTGTGGACCGTGGTTTGACAACCTCCATGGAGTTCTACAAATATGAATGTGACTATAATTTGCCAGCTCAACTGAACAGACTGAAGAACAAGCCAGGTCCAGCAGCAACATATGATATGGAGAAAGTTGCAACTCTAGACGGCCGACTTAGGAATGGTGATTCTGCTGTTTCCAGTAAACAAGTAATTATCATTGATGATGAGCCTGAAAGTGAAACAACAAAGTTTGCCGACATTGCCAAACATTTCGAAGGCTCGAGGGAAAGCCCGCTAATACCTGCTGGCATTTCAATGCCATTAGTTCCTAATCATAGCATAAGGCACAGGAATCCGTTTTCTCGTTATCATTCCGAAGGAGCTTTACTAGGTGACCCAACCATGGTACAAAATAAGAACTTTAATGCAATCCCTTCGGGTCAAGCCAATACTGTTCCTGTTAGATGGGATTGCTCTTCAGAAGGTTCTGGGGTGCCACAGCGGGCTCCTCTTATGGCTATATCACCCTCGAGGGGCCATCTCAGACCTGCAGTTTATTATTCTCCGAGTTTGTCTTAG